The Methylomusa anaerophila genome has a segment encoding these proteins:
- a CDS encoding flavodoxin, whose protein sequence is MDRRQFINGVSYGLLSLGLAGCGFKLPGLGDAGNGPNAAAQERTSPQNAKTDSMLIAYFSKTGNTREIANQIHANVGSDLFEIKTVDPYPVDYNATTEQAKREQESNYRPKLTATVPNMAAYDVVFLGYPNWWGTMPMALFTFLEGYNFSGKTIIPFCTHEGSRLGRSVSDLRQLCPQANILDGLAVRGSSVRNAQNDVATWLRQIGMVK, encoded by the coding sequence ATGGACAGACGGCAATTTATCAATGGAGTTAGTTATGGTTTATTATCACTGGGTCTAGCCGGATGCGGCTTTAAACTGCCGGGATTGGGCGATGCGGGCAATGGCCCCAATGCGGCCGCTCAGGAAAGAACCAGTCCGCAAAATGCCAAAACGGACAGTATGCTTATCGCTTATTTTTCGAAAACCGGCAATACGCGTGAAATTGCCAACCAAATTCACGCCAACGTTGGCAGCGATCTGTTCGAGATTAAGACGGTAGACCCCTATCCCGTGGATTACAATGCAACTACTGAGCAGGCCAAGCGGGAACAGGAAAGCAACTACAGGCCAAAGCTTACCGCAACAGTACCGAATATGGCTGCTTACGATGTGGTTTTCCTTGGTTATCCCAACTGGTGGGGTACGATGCCCATGGCGTTATTTACCTTTTTGGAGGGATATAATTTCTCTGGAAAAACCATCATCCCTTTCTGCACCCACGAAGGCAGCCGCCTTGGGCGAAGTGTCAGCGACCTTCGTCAGCTTTGCCCGCAGGCCAATATCCTTGATGGTCTCGCCGTCCGGGGTTCGAGTGTAAGAAACGCCCAGAATGATGTAGCCACATGGCTTCGCCAAATCGGCATGGTAAAATAA
- a CDS encoding sensor histidine kinase — translation MWSKIKLAIPVSVKLTILYAAILSCILLLTSTLTVAGLYYMLYKQANSDISASMNSVNHYWAAGKPLDQNMLEANLLAPGVILKVLDQQNRLLIDSAPHAAGNRVLLEELDEDYCFTKFVPLKSPYLTIVRINRNYFFFTNQVVVQQSGESYQLYFLKPIAEEVHFIKNLIKSLLVTNALGLFVAVVSGIYISRKILRPIRNITETAKEIEINQLGKRFEVTDSNDELQELARTFNHMLSRIQTGFEQQRRFVADASHELRTPITVISGYVDILDRWGKQDPAALQEGISAIKSEAANMYRLIEKLLFLARADQSKQVINKVTVAMEPLITDIVQETRLIAPGHRIELPQNDPAAIYADLTSIKEMLRIFIENSIKYTPEGGTISVISQKADHYLDITIKDTGIGIPEEDQPKIFDRFYRVDKSRSKATGGTGLGLSIARWIAEQHSSSIQLTSKPGVGTTVTVKIPLIKQLG, via the coding sequence ATACCGGTATCGGTTAAACTAACAATTCTTTATGCAGCCATTCTGTCTTGCATCTTGCTCCTGACCAGCACGTTGACCGTGGCGGGCCTGTATTATATGCTGTACAAGCAGGCGAACAGCGATATCAGCGCAAGCATGAACAGCGTGAACCACTATTGGGCGGCAGGAAAGCCGCTGGATCAAAATATGCTGGAGGCGAATCTTCTTGCACCAGGTGTGATACTAAAAGTCTTGGACCAACAGAACCGTTTGCTGATTGACAGTGCCCCTCATGCTGCCGGAAACCGGGTATTATTGGAAGAGCTGGACGAAGACTATTGCTTTACGAAGTTTGTCCCGCTAAAGAGCCCGTATTTAACTATCGTCCGAATAAACCGGAATTATTTCTTTTTTACGAATCAGGTGGTGGTTCAGCAGAGCGGCGAAAGCTATCAACTATATTTCTTGAAGCCGATAGCGGAAGAAGTACATTTCATCAAGAACCTTATTAAAAGTTTGTTAGTGACCAATGCACTGGGACTTTTCGTTGCTGTTGTATCCGGCATCTATATAAGCCGCAAAATTTTGCGCCCCATTCGCAACATCACCGAAACCGCCAAAGAAATTGAAATCAACCAGCTTGGTAAACGATTCGAAGTGACCGACAGCAACGATGAACTGCAAGAATTGGCCAGAACTTTCAATCACATGCTCAGCCGGATTCAAACCGGTTTCGAACAGCAGCGGCGCTTCGTTGCCGACGCCTCTCATGAATTGCGCACGCCGATTACGGTAATCAGCGGGTATGTCGATATTCTTGACCGCTGGGGCAAGCAAGACCCTGCTGCCCTTCAGGAAGGCATCAGTGCAATCAAATCAGAAGCGGCCAACATGTACAGACTCATTGAAAAATTACTGTTTCTGGCACGTGCTGACCAAAGTAAGCAAGTAATCAATAAAGTAACAGTAGCTATGGAGCCCCTTATCACCGATATTGTTCAGGAAACCAGACTTATTGCCCCAGGCCATAGGATTGAACTTCCCCAAAATGACCCGGCTGCCATCTATGCCGACCTCACTTCTATCAAAGAAATGCTACGAATTTTTATCGAAAACAGCATCAAGTACACACCCGAAGGCGGAACGATTAGCGTGATCTCTCAAAAGGCAGACCACTATTTAGACATCACTATTAAAGATACTGGAATAGGCATACCAGAGGAAGATCAACCAAAAATCTTTGACCGGTTTTATCGGGTGGATAAATCCCGTTCCAAAGCCACCGGTGGTACTGGTCTTGGTTTGTCCATCGCCCGTTGGATTGCCGAGCAGCACTCTAGTTCCATTCAACTGACCAGCAAGCCTGGAGTGGGTACAACTGTCACTGTTAAAATTCCATTGATAAAACAATTAGGCTAA